The Bacillus sp. F19 DNA segment TTTGAACGTCTGTTGGTACAGGTTCTTTCGCAAATGCAGCTGGCGCGAATAAGCTTGCGGCCAAACTTGTTGCCAGAAGTGATGTTCCGAATTTCTTGCTCCACTTTGTCAATACTACCCCTCCTATTTGTAAGAACATGTAGAATTTTCTGTTTTTTTCTACATATTTAAAGATAGCACAATCCGAATTAGATAGAATTGACCTTTTTTCCTATAATCGGAAAAATTTCACTAGAACAATAGATCAATAGGGATAAGCAGAACCTATTCCATTTAGCCTATAATCCTATTGCGAAAGCAGGGAAGAAGGACGATAATCCCCGGATTACCCCCAAAAAATAGTCATAGATTATAAATAGTGTATTGAGATACATAGGCGAATAAGCTGCTTAGGAGGGGAAAGATGGAATCATATGTGAAAGATTCTCTGCATCAATGGAAAGAGGACATGCTGAAGCAAAAGAATGAAATAGACACTGAATATGACAAAGTCAAAAGCGAACTTCAGTTATATTCCTATAAATTTGGCATTACAAAGCAAGTCATTCAATCTACTATAAACGATGAAATTATCAACAATATCAAAACAACCTATCAAAAACCATTCGAAGAAAAATTCAATGAGCTGAAGCTTTATATAAAAGAGCTGGAAGAGAAGCGCAGAGTTTATCAGATGTTTGTAGAGAAGATTGAGAAGGTTAGTGAGTCGGAGGAGAATTAACGGATTGAAATCATCTTTTTTAAGTGGCTCTGATCACCCAAAGAAAAGGACCATCAACGAAGTGAACCCAAAAAGTTAGACACTTTATTTACTTAGGTAGCCTTGAGGGCATGAATCCGGTAATCAACCGGGCTCATGCCTTTTAATTTTACCTTGATTCGTTGATGATTGTAGTAATGGATATATTCTTCTAGTTCTTGTTTGAAATGCTCCATGCTTTCAAATTCTTGAAGATAGAGTAATTCGGATTTTATGGTGATAAGGGTTTACTTGCAGCAGCTAATGCGGTCAAAGATACATACACAAAGGGCAAAATTGTAGAAGGTACAATAGGATCTGCGGATGTTTGGAATAATGAAGTGGATCGCATTAAATGGTTTTATACTAAGTATGGTTCGTCTGTAGAAGAAATGGAAGATGCCTCCGCTGCACAAATGGCTGAAGCTTACGATGTAGCATTCCTCAGTATCCGTGTCAACGTGTAGTTGTTGAGCGATATCCACACCAACAATAAGATGTGTATCGGAAATTCTTTCTATTAGTTGATTTTGTTTGTCTTGCATTTTAAAATTCATAGTAGGGCTTCCTCCTTAAGACTCTGAGTTAGATTGGACTCTATACTCGTATCTTACTGAGGGGCTCTATTTTTTTCAAACCTGATATTTAACGATCTACAGGAATGCTAAACTGCAAAGTGAACGGAACAACAAAAAAAGTTGCTTAAGCAACATGTTCACTGACCTTTTAGTTATCAGCTTGCTGTTTAATTAAAACCTTTAAAGTGATTTATTTTGGGAGTTTTAAGATTTTTTCTTTGATTTCATTAAAATTATTTCTCGGTTACTTCTACAATCTATGGAAATATCCCTCCCGAGCTGCAGAATTAGCGGATAATCTATACTATAAGGATCGCTGCCGGCTAAAAAATTGCAGCATAAAAAAACAGCCGGAGTAATCTTTTCCGGCTGTTTCCTATTGAAGATATTTCCCATGTTCAGGCACCGCAAGCTTTTCGAAATCCCTGCTTAATTCGGCCAGTCCTTTTCTCAAGACTTCGCCTGACATTGGCAGTCCATGGCCTGTAATAGCAGTTGATGGCTTAAGTGCTTCCAAGGTTTTCACTGAGTTCCAGGCAGCTTGCCAGTCTGTTGTGAAGTACCTTGGAGGACCTGAAATTTCCTGCTTTTGAGTAAACACCTTATAGAGTGAATCCTGTCTTACAGTTACAAACGCATCTCCTGCGATCAAAGTCCGGTCTTCTTCGCGATAGAAGGAAACATGGCCAGGTGTGTGACCAGGCGTATGGATCCATTTCCATTCTGTTAATCCTGGAATTTGTCCATTTTCTCCAAATGCCTGAACATGATCAGTTAGATTGATGGCATCATTCGGAAAAAGCGGTGACATCTTGGCGATCAAGCCGCCTTCAACGCTTCCATCCGGTTCCGGATAATCTTTTTGACCGGTCAGGTAAGGCAGTTCGAGTTCATGAGCATAGACTGGAACCTGCCACTGTTCAATGAGTTCAATGATGCCCCCCACATGATCAAAGTGCCCGTGTGTCAGCAATATTGCTTTTGGTGCAACTTCTACGCCAGCATGCGCTTCAAAAGCCGATTTAATCGTGTCTGCAGAGTGCGGCATGCCCGCATCAATCAAATACCAGTCATTGCCGCTTCTTAAAAAAACTACATTTACAATTTGATTGGTGTAGCAGTAGACCCCTGGCAGGACATCGAATTCCAGTCCGCTAGCAACAGATGTCATCGGCATCCATTTGTTCTCAAAGGAGCTCTCCATTTGGTCACTCATAGCTAATACCTCCTATGTATGGTTCAAAGGGTTAGTATCCTCAGGTCTGCCATTCTTTATTCACAAACTAGTATCTGCCTTGAAAACATCTGCTTCCTCACTGTACAGCGGTCTGCAATATGAAACCCTGCTTCTTCAACCATGTGATCCATCGTTTCACTTGTCACAATCACCGTTTTATTCGAAATTCGGCGGGCATGTTTTAAGATAGACATCTGCTCCTCAGGTGTGGCGTGGGTATAAAGGTTATAGGGCATATCAATAATGGCGACATCATACTTGCCTGTGACTTCTGAAATCGGTGCTGTCCTGACGTCGCATTCATAGCCGAAATGTGCGATGTTTTCTCTCGATCCATCTGTTACAAGCGGATTGATATCGCGTCCGATAATATCTATGCCCATGGATAATGCTTCTACAAGAACGGTTCCAATTCCGCAGCACGGATCGATCGCTTTTACACCAAAAGGATTTGGAACAGCAATATTGGCAACTGCCCTTGCAACCCTTGTACTTAGTGCAGTTGAATATTCACGCGGCTTTTTTAAATGATGCAGCCAGACCGGTTCGCTCCTGCGGTACTTTCCGAAATACCAGCGCCCTTCATGAGTTGTAATGCCAAACGTCTGATCTGGATTCCGGACATCTGCCTCTGCTTTAAAGGGCCAGCCAACCTGCCGCTCAATGTTTCTGCGCTCTTGATAACTAATTTGTTCATAATCTTCAAGATCATTGATTTTCAGAAAAATAATCTTAAACGTATCCGTTCCAATATCAATCTGCTCAACCTGCTTTACAATCTCAGAAAGCTCGTTTCCTTCATAGATGACTTCCAATCTCTCTTTCATAAAAGGACTTCTGCTTGGATCAATGTCAACATCACTTTTCAAACTGAATCCATCGGGCTGAAAGCCAAAAAATGAACGCATCTCCAAGTGACACAATAAAAGCTCCTCTTCTGTACACGCAAATGTATATATAAATGCCGGTTTTCGGCTAAGTTTATTCAATCTATTCCCATCCTTTAGCGCTTTAAAATATTCTTCCTTTCAAAACCATATCTGTATTTGCAGAGAAATGCAATTGTCCAGATGGGTAATTTCTTCTTTTTGAGCAAATGCTACGTATAAAAGGAGGCTGAGTGTCTTGAAAGAGAGAGAACCAATTAAAAGTCAAGAAGCTGATCAAACTTCAGAGGGTCTGAATCAGATTTTCGAGATCATAAATGCTAAAGGCGATGAAGGAGAATTAAAAGAGATCGTACAGACACCAGATGAACATTTGTTATGCAGCGACGATTTATTTGACCGCCAGCTTTTTGCGATTGTGGATGATACTGTACGTGAAGATGAAGAATAAATAGAAAAAAAGCGCACCTTCAAGTGAAAGTGCGTATTTTTATTCTAAAGGTATTAACTTAACCGGTGCCATCGTTTCAATGATATTGCCGTCATCGCAGAAAAACACATATTCCGGCACTGAGAATGAATCATTCCCAAGGATCGTGTTGACCGCTGCCATTCCGCTTGAATCATAGACGAAAAAATTGCTTCCACTGCTTTATACCTTCCTGCCGGCAAATCTTTTCCTGCACTTAACGTTTTGGGAGCTTCTTTACAAAAATTATATGGTTTAGACTGAACTTCTACCTTCTCGTTAGACAAAAAAATTGATTAAGGAAGCAGACTGAGTAAATTGAGGGCTATTTTTCATCAGCACCACTAGTATTTTGATTGTTTTCCTGAATAATCGTTTCCTGAATTTCCAACTCATCTTGGGGTTTTTCGTCAGCTCCAGCAGCCTTTTCCTGGCTTTTTAACATCTCTTCAGCTTTTATTGCAGCATCAGCAGCCAGTTGCAGGAGTGCCTGTTCTTCCAAAGCTTTATTTTCTGCGGCAGCCTGTTCCTGGCTTTTTAACATCTCTTTAGCTTTTATTTCAGCATCAGCTGCCAGTTGCAGGAGTACTTGTTCTTCTAAAGTTTTATTTTCTGCGGCAGCCTTTTTATTTGGTTCATTGCTTTTTTCATCTCGTTTTCGTTGTTTTAATTCTTCTTCCTTGAGCTTTTCAGCTTTTTCCTTCTCCTTTTTTTGTTGCTTGTTTAGTTCTTCATTTTTTAGTTTTTCAGCTTTTTTCTGCTCCTTTTTTTGTTGCTTGTTCAGTTCTTCATTTTTTAGTTTTTCAGCTTTCTTCCCATCTTGTTTTTGTTGTTTTTTTAGTTCTTTTTTCTTTAGTTTTTTGGCTTTCTTCTCATCTTGTCCGTCCTGGTTTTTCAGTTCTTCTTCCGGATTTTTCATGCTATTCCTCCCGTGTTATATTTACGGATTTTTGTTTGCAATTTATCTAATATTGATACCTTTTTCATTTTAGAAGTTAATTAGCTCAGATATTTTATGCTGGACTATTTTATATGTGATTCACATATAAAATAGTCCAGCATAATATAAATAAAGAGCAACTATATTAAGATATTCTGTTATTAGTCAATAATTAATAATTTTCAAATATAAAATAATTTTTAACCTTATCTTTTGTAATGATGTATCAGAAGCAATGGATAGTGATTTTACTCAAAGGGACCTCATTAGTATTCTTTTAGACGATTTTCTTTATCAAGCTAAAAGAAGAAGTAATCCTTACTACTTGTATCACTCACTAAATGAAAAAGGTGGACAAGAAATACATTACTAGGAAAAATGAATTAGAACAGCAAAAAACTCCGCCCACGATGAACGGAGTTTTCTTACTTTATTTATTCGCTTCATGAACTTTCAAAAGCTTGCCTTTAATCGTTGTATTCTTCATTGCTTTCAAAACGATTGGTCCTTTTCCATTTAGAATCTCTACATAAGAAACGTTTTCCTGAATGGTAATGATGCCAATGTCACCCGCTGTCATTCCGGGAATCTTGGCGATCGTTCCGACGAAATCAACTGCACGGATTTTCTTTTTCTTGCCTCCGTTGAAATAGATCTTCATAATTCCTTTATTCAGCTGGGCACTTTTGTCTTTTTTAATTTCAGGACGGGATGTTATTTTTTCTTCGAATGCACCTTTTGCTTTAGAAATATCTTCGCTCGAAGGGGGAAGTGTTCTAGGAATTTCAAAGCCAATATAATCTTCAATTTCGGTAAGGAATTTTTCCTCATATGGCGTAATGAAAGTAATCGCTTTTCCTGTTTTGCCTGCCCGGCCCGTTCTGCCAGTTCGGTGAACATAACTTTCTTTTTCAAGCGGCAGGTCATAGTTAATCACGTGTGTAATATTATCAATATCGATTCCTCTGGCGGCGACATCTGTCGCAACTAAATAGCGGAATTTCCCCCTTTTGAAATCATTCATGACAGCAAAGCGATCTTCCTGATAAAGGCCTCCATGAATTTTATCACAAGGATAATTGGCTCGGTCTAATTGCTTAAATACGGCATCAACCTGCTCTTGTGTTCTGCAGAAGATGATGCAGCTGTCAGGGTTTTCAACGACAGTCACAGCTTTAAGAAGCGGGAACTTCTCCTCTTCTCTCACCACAATTAATGAATGTTCAATTGATGCAGTCGTCAGTCCTGCAGCTTTTATCTCAATTTCAACCGGTTTTTTCATATATTTATGGCAGAGATTTTCTACATCCTTTGGTAAAGTAGCTGAAAAGAGCATTGTAACTCTGTCCGTCGGAAGCTCATCAATAATCGCTTCTACCTGGTCGATGAAGCCCATATTCAGCATTTCGTCCGCTTCGTCAATAATCAGATATTGCAGCTTTTCTAACGCAAGCGTTCCTTTTTCAATATGATCAAGGACTCTTCCGGGTGTTCCGACTACAACATGAGTCTTTTGCTTCAGCTCAATTTTCTGCCTGTCAAATGGCTGTTTGCCATATACGGCTGCCGCTTTTATCCGTTTGAACCTGCCGATGTTTGTTATATCCTCTTTTACCTGTGCAGCGAGCTCCCTTGTTGGAGTCAGAATTAAAGCCTGAGGCCTGTTTTCCTCCCACTCAACCATTTCACAGAGCGGAATGCCAAACGACGCCGTCTTCCCGCTCCCTGTTTGTGATTTCACGACAAGATCCTTCTTTTCTAAAGCGACAGGAATGACTTTATTCTGAACTTCTGTCGGTTCCGTATAATTTAAGCTATCCAGCGCTCTCACAATTTCCGCGCTTAATTTATAATCAATAAACCCTTTATTACTCATTTAGCATCCTCATTTTTTCTTGTGTTTTTTCAAGTATTTAACTCATGAATCATCATTATACTTGAAATAAGCTAATAGAGCGTGATAAATATTGGTTTTTGATTCATTTCACCTGCGGATGAAAAAACAAGAAAGTATAACCCTGCTTGCTTTTCCTGAGTTATCTTTAATTAATTATGATAAAAACGGCTGTATGACGTGATATTCTCGATTTGTTCCAGGTCCGGTTCATACCCGATTCCAGGACTTTCCGGAATATAAATGTATCCTTCTTTCATTTCCACTTCCGGAGTAATAATATCCTGCTTCCAATAATGAGAAGAAGGGGCTGTATCTCCAGGCAGAGTGAAGTTGTTCAGTGAAGTTATGGCAACATTATGAGCTCTGCCGATTCCCGCTTCAAGCATTCCGCCGCACCACATCGGAACATTGTGCAGCTCACATAAGTCATGAATTTTTTTTGATTCTGTGAGCCCGCCGACACGTCCGATTTTAAGATTGATAATCCTGCAGCTCCCAAGCTCAATCGCTTTTCTCGCATCTTCTGCACTATGTATGCTTTCGTCCAGACAAATAGGCGTTTTGAGATGAGCCTGCAGCCTTGCATGGTCAACGATGTCATTATGAGCCAGCGGCTGTTCAATCATTGTTAATCCGAATTCATCGAGTGCTTTTAGGTGATCTATATCATTCAGCGTATAGGCGCAGTTTGCGTCGGCCATTAGCTGAATATGCGGAAATTCCTGACGAATTAATCTAATGATATCAACATCCCAGCCCGGCATAATTTTCACTTTAATCCGCTTATATCCGGCCTTCAAATAACCATCGATTTGTTTTAGCATTTTCGCCTGAGATTGCTGGATGCCGACACTTACACCCACTTCGATTTTGTCTCTTGCACCGCCGAGCGCTTTCGCCAAAGTCATGTTTTTCTCTTTTGCATAGAGATCCCAAACAGCCATTTCAATCGCGGCTTTGGCATTGTAGTTACCGCGTATCTTTATAAATCGCTCTGACACCTCATCTGGATGAGTGACAGGCTCTTGATAAAGAAGCGGAATCAAGTGATCGCTCATCATATGCCAATTCGTTTTGACCGTTTCTTCATTATAGATTGGCTGCGTAATGGAAACAGATTCTCCCCAGCCTGATAACCCTGATCTCGATTTCACTTCAACTAAAATAATGTCTTTATCTTCTTCTGTTCCGACACTTGTGGTAAAAGGATGCAGCAGATCCATCTTGATTTGCCTTAGGATAATGCTTTTAATTTCCATTTCCTTGTCCCCCATTCTCTAATAGGTATAGATACTGGCCAATGTGACGCTTATCTTTCACTAAATCGGATACCACCCACCCCTGACTTAAATAATGGGAGAACACTTCGCCAGTTTTCTCTCTCCATTTTTTAGCAAGCTGAAAATCAGCCCTTTTGATTTCCTGAAACTGTGCCGGCACGGGAACGAAAATATGCGGACTATGCAGGGACAGGTCTGTTTTTTCCGGAAAAGGAAAATTGTCTATTTCATTTGTATAAAGAGCATATGGAATGTTTGCTTCTTTCACATCTACTTGTTTCACATTTACTTTGTTTTGCTTATTCAAATGCCATTCGACTAAAAAACGGTCTGTCGGTATACCGGCATTTAAATTGTCCGCCATTTCTCCGTAAACATTAGGGATATATTCCTTGGCAATTGCCCCCAGCTTATGTATGTTAAGATTTCCATTGACGGTTTCCAGCGGGTCGTATGTCCAGGTGATCCGGTCATATCCCATCTCAAGTGCTGTGTCTTTTTGTGCGATTTTCAGTTTTTCTCCGATTCCAAATTTGCGGTAATCTGGATGGATGCCTAAGCTGTGTGAAACGAGATACACTTTATTCCCGTCATATCCCGCAAAACTGTATTGAAAGCCGATGAGCTCATTTTTATAAAATGCGCCCAAAATAAATCCGCCGTTTTTCACCGCAGCCGCACTTTGATTAACAGGAACAGAATCCTCCATACTCCAGATTATTGCCTCAAGGCGCCTGACTTCTTCCAGCGCTTTTACCGTTTGAAGATTGCGGATAATCATTGATTCCTGCACTTCTTTTTTCAAGATACTATCACCCCTGTTTACCATCGCTGCTGATCTGCTTCCAGCAGCATTTGTGTTAAAATCTTCGTGCCATAAACTAAAGCCTCTTGATTAAATTGCATCTTTGGGTGATGCAAACCAGGCTTTAGGTCACAGCCGAGCCCAATCATCGTGGCAGCAATCGCCGGATTTTCCGCCGTATAAAAATGAAAGTCCTCTGCCCCGGGAGAAACACAGGCCTCTTCGGTATTCTCTTCGCCCAGTATTGAGACGATCGCTTTTCTTGCTATCTCAATCGCATGAAGATTCTTTACCGCTGCGGGTGAGTATTCCTCTACCTTTGAAGTAATTTCCGTCTCGGTTAACTCTTCAATTTTTGTAATCGTATGTTTCGCTTTTTCCAGAAGCATCTCCATCGTGTCATTCGATTCTGCTCTCAAATCAAGTGTAAAGCGAGCGTTCTCAGGAATCGAATTAGAGGCTTCTCCCCCATGCAGTTCCGTTATTTTAATTGAATAATGATCAGCTGCATTCAATTGAATTTGGCGTATCGCCCCGATTAACAGAGCGGCGGCTTCAAGCGGATTATTGCCCAGTTCTGGTCTGGCAGCGTGAGCGGGCACCCCCTTTATTACTCCTTTAATGCTTGCCGTTGAACTATGCAGAATAACTGGCGCGGCCTTTCCAAACGGAATTTCCATCACTGGACGCAAATGGATGCCGAAAAGAAACTTCACTTTCTGAAGGACGTTTTCCTCCATCATCTTAAGGGCACCCGCTGCCTTTTCTTCCGCCGGCTGGAAGATAAAACGGACCGTATGCTTCATCTTCTGTTTTGAGAGAGTGAGTGCGGTATACAGGACCATTGTGCTATGAGCATCGTGGCCGCAGGAGTGGTTGGGCACGACCGCCCCGTCCACTTCCTGAACCAGTGCATCCATATCTGCGCGGAGAGCAATAACATCTGACTGCTCCCCCTCAAGCTCTGCGATAAAACCGAAATGCCCTTCATAGGTTTGAATAATAAAGCCTGCATTTACTAGTTTTTCTTTTATATATTGTGAGGTTTTTTCCTCCTCCCAGCTCGGCTCTGCAAGCATATGCAGCTCATGATACGTTTTTATTATTTCTTCCTTGTGTTCGTCTGCAAAGTGCATTCCATGTAATTTCGGCACTCCATTCATTCAAATCCCACCCCTATGTTTGGTTTTACTCTAAAAATAATTCCTGATCCGTATAAAGCTTTTCTAATTTTTGCTGACGAAGGCTGATTCTGTCCCGATCCCGATGCTTAACACCTTCCATGATGACTTCCAGTAAACTGACAACAGAAGCAATCGAATGATCCCCCGAGTCCAGCTTCTCCTCCGTTGTTAACGTAATTTCAGCAAGCTGTCCAACAGGAGAAAACTGTCTGTTTGTAATGGCTATCACTTTTGCCCCTTGAGCTTGTGAGCATTTTGCAAGTTCTATGGATTCTTGCCGGTACCTTGGAAACGAGAAAATAATCACCGCAGAATTTTGATTCAGATCAAGAATATCTTCAAGTGAAAAGCCTGCTGGACTTGAAATTGCTACATTATCCCTATATTGCTTGAGGGTATAATGCAGCCAATAGGCAGCTCCGTAGGAACTTCCAAATCCGCCTATATAAATGCGGTCAGACTGTATAAAGTGATCAACCGTCTTCCAAATCTCACCCTCCTCGACCTGCATTAATAATTGCTGTAATACAGATATTTCTTTCTCGATGACCGTACTGAAAATGCTCATTTCATTAGGCTGTTTCAATTCTGCAGGCAATCCTTCAAGGCCTGCACCCTGTTTCATTTCCAGCCAATTCCTGCGCAGCGCCTCCTGCATGTCTGAATAACCTTTAAAACCTAGTGCATAGGCCAGACGAATAACGGTCGTCTCACTTACGCCTGCTCTTTTCCCTAATTGAAAAGCAGTGAGCAATACCCCTTCTTCCTTGTGCAGAGTAAGGAATTCAGCAGCTTTTTTCTGACCTTGCGATAAAGAAGAATAATTCTCCTTAATAATTTGAGAGATTGATTTTGGTTTCATGTCTGCTCCTTTTCATTCAGGTGAAGGAAAAACTTCATTTATTTTATTATATTAAATCCTATCCTTCATATTCAATCATTATTTTATTATTCAGAAATTAACCAATAAAAAATACGGCAAATTTCCATTTTTCGGAATATCTGCCGCATCTTATCAATCTGCTAATCTATTAATTTAATACCTTCACATTAACTTCTCTCTTACCGAATGCAACTGCAGAATCTTGTGTCGGGATGAAAACATCAATGCGGTTCCCATTAATTGCACCGCCAGTATCTTCTGCTGTTGCATAGCCGTAGCCTTCAACATATACCTTAGATCCAAGCGGAATGACGTTAGGGTCTACCGCGATTACTTTTTTATCAGGGTTCGCTTTTAAATCAACGCCTGTAGCAGTTGTTCCTGAGCAGCCTTCACAGCTTGCCGTGTATGCAGTAGCTATTACGGTTAATTCTTTTGCTACGTCTTCTTCACTGACGTCGTTTTCTGCCACTGCACTTGCAGAAGCTTCATTTACAGAAGGGTTTTGATCCTTCGGTTCTGGCTTAGCTTCCGGCTTTGGTTCTGGAGCGGGAGCTGGACTTGCATTGTCAGCATCACTGAAGATCACAAGCTCTTGACCAGGGTGGATGACATCTCCTGATAACTCGTTTTTCTCAGAAATATGCTCTACACTAGCGTCAAATTTCTCTGCGATGCTCCAAAGCGTATCGCCTGCAACAACTGTGTATACTTCTTCATCTGATATCTTTAATGTATTGTCTGCAATAATTATGTCTGATGTTAAATTGTTCCAGTTTTTAATATCATCTACTGAAACTTTGTGCTCCTGTGATAGGCTCCACAGAGTGTCTCCTTTATCTACTACGACTTCTTCTGCCTGCGCGCTAATTCCTGCTGTAGTTGTTAGAGCGGCTACAGCCGCTAATGAAAAGATAGTTTTTTTCATAATTTTTCTTCCTCCTTCAGCAATTTCGAATGTTTCCCATGTTATCACAAAAAAGAGGCTTATAAAAAACAGAGAGATAATAAATCTATTACAATTGTAACATCGCTATAACAATAACCTTACTAACAAACTGGAAATTTCCACTTTATTCCTTGTTTTCCTTCAAAAATCTCTTGCAATCTAGTTAATTAATCACCTTTTCACTATAATATTTCATTATATTAGCCCAGTTTGGTTTTCTGTCGTTTAGGGAAATTAAAAGGTACATTTGATAACATTTTCTGGCCTTTAAGATTAATAAAAGCTAATTAGATCATTTATTTAGTTTAGATTGAAACAATTTAAAAATGAAAATCGTCTTATTTATAAAAAGCACAAAGGGGTAATCAATAATGGGGAAATTCTTAAAGAAGATGGATATAACGAAACAAGACCTTATTTTTGGAATGGCAGGCTCTTTACTAATTGCATCATTTGTACAGTTTATTTCT contains these protein-coding regions:
- a CDS encoding MBL fold metallo-hydrolase, producing MSDQMESSFENKWMPMTSVASGLEFDVLPGVYCYTNQIVNVVFLRSGNDWYLIDAGMPHSADTIKSAFEAHAGVEVAPKAILLTHGHFDHVGGIIELIEQWQVPVYAHELELPYLTGQKDYPEPDGSVEGGLIAKMSPLFPNDAINLTDHVQAFGENGQIPGLTEWKWIHTPGHTPGHVSFYREEDRTLIAGDAFVTVRQDSLYKVFTQKQEISGPPRYFTTDWQAAWNSVKTLEALKPSTAITGHGLPMSGEVLRKGLAELSRDFEKLAVPEHGKYLQ
- a CDS encoding RNA methyltransferase, with the protein product MNKLSRKPAFIYTFACTEEELLLCHLEMRSFFGFQPDGFSLKSDVDIDPSRSPFMKERLEVIYEGNELSEIVKQVEQIDIGTDTFKIIFLKINDLEDYEQISYQERRNIERQVGWPFKAEADVRNPDQTFGITTHEGRWYFGKYRRSEPVWLHHLKKPREYSTALSTRVARAVANIAVPNPFGVKAIDPCCGIGTVLVEALSMGIDIIGRDINPLVTDGSRENIAHFGYECDVRTAPISEVTGKYDVAIIDMPYNLYTHATPEEQMSILKHARRISNKTVIVTSETMDHMVEEAGFHIADRCTVRKQMFSRQILVCE
- a CDS encoding DEAD/DEAH box helicase, which codes for MSNKGFIDYKLSAEIVRALDSLNYTEPTEVQNKVIPVALEKKDLVVKSQTGSGKTASFGIPLCEMVEWEENRPQALILTPTRELAAQVKEDITNIGRFKRIKAAAVYGKQPFDRQKIELKQKTHVVVGTPGRVLDHIEKGTLALEKLQYLIIDEADEMLNMGFIDQVEAIIDELPTDRVTMLFSATLPKDVENLCHKYMKKPVEIEIKAAGLTTASIEHSLIVVREEEKFPLLKAVTVVENPDSCIIFCRTQEQVDAVFKQLDRANYPCDKIHGGLYQEDRFAVMNDFKRGKFRYLVATDVAARGIDIDNITHVINYDLPLEKESYVHRTGRTGRAGKTGKAITFITPYEEKFLTEIEDYIGFEIPRTLPPSSEDISKAKGAFEEKITSRPEIKKDKSAQLNKGIMKIYFNGGKKKKIRAVDFVGTIAKIPGMTAGDIGIITIQENVSYVEILNGKGPIVLKAMKNTTIKGKLLKVHEANK
- the menC gene encoding o-succinylbenzoate synthase, with protein sequence MEIKSIILRQIKMDLLHPFTTSVGTEEDKDIILVEVKSRSGLSGWGESVSITQPIYNEETVKTNWHMMSDHLIPLLYQEPVTHPDEVSERFIKIRGNYNAKAAIEMAVWDLYAKEKNMTLAKALGGARDKIEVGVSVGIQQSQAKMLKQIDGYLKAGYKRIKVKIMPGWDVDIIRLIRQEFPHIQLMADANCAYTLNDIDHLKALDEFGLTMIEQPLAHNDIVDHARLQAHLKTPICLDESIHSAEDARKAIELGSCRIINLKIGRVGGLTESKKIHDLCELHNVPMWCGGMLEAGIGRAHNVAITSLNNFTLPGDTAPSSHYWKQDIITPEVEMKEGYIYIPESPGIGYEPDLEQIENITSYSRFYHN
- a CDS encoding GNAT family N-acetyltransferase gives rise to the protein MKKEVQESMIIRNLQTVKALEEVRRLEAIIWSMEDSVPVNQSAAAVKNGGFILGAFYKNELIGFQYSFAGYDGNKVYLVSHSLGIHPDYRKFGIGEKLKIAQKDTALEMGYDRITWTYDPLETVNGNLNIHKLGAIAKEYIPNVYGEMADNLNAGIPTDRFLVEWHLNKQNKVNVKQVDVKEANIPYALYTNEIDNFPFPEKTDLSLHSPHIFVPVPAQFQEIKRADFQLAKKWREKTGEVFSHYLSQGWVVSDLVKDKRHIGQYLYLLENGGQGNGN
- a CDS encoding amidohydrolase is translated as MNGVPKLHGMHFADEHKEEIIKTYHELHMLAEPSWEEEKTSQYIKEKLVNAGFIIQTYEGHFGFIAELEGEQSDVIALRADMDALVQEVDGAVVPNHSCGHDAHSTMVLYTALTLSKQKMKHTVRFIFQPAEEKAAGALKMMEENVLQKVKFLFGIHLRPVMEIPFGKAAPVILHSSTASIKGVIKGVPAHAARPELGNNPLEAAALLIGAIRQIQLNAADHYSIKITELHGGEASNSIPENARFTLDLRAESNDTMEMLLEKAKHTITKIEELTETEITSKVEEYSPAAVKNLHAIEIARKAIVSILGEENTEEACVSPGAEDFHFYTAENPAIAATMIGLGCDLKPGLHHPKMQFNQEALVYGTKILTQMLLEADQQRW
- a CDS encoding MurR/RpiR family transcriptional regulator; its protein translation is MKPKSISQIIKENYSSLSQGQKKAAEFLTLHKEEGVLLTAFQLGKRAGVSETTVIRLAYALGFKGYSDMQEALRRNWLEMKQGAGLEGLPAELKQPNEMSIFSTVIEKEISVLQQLLMQVEEGEIWKTVDHFIQSDRIYIGGFGSSYGAAYWLHYTLKQYRDNVAISSPAGFSLEDILDLNQNSAVIIFSFPRYRQESIELAKCSQAQGAKVIAITNRQFSPVGQLAEITLTTEEKLDSGDHSIASVVSLLEVIMEGVKHRDRDRISLRQQKLEKLYTDQELFLE
- a CDS encoding LysM peptidoglycan-binding domain-containing protein, which gives rise to MKKTIFSLAAVAALTTTAGISAQAEEVVVDKGDTLWSLSQEHKVSVDDIKNWNNLTSDIIIADNTLKISDEEVYTVVAGDTLWSIAEKFDASVEHISEKNELSGDVIHPGQELVIFSDADNASPAPAPEPKPEAKPEPKDQNPSVNEASASAVAENDVSEEDVAKELTVIATAYTASCEGCSGTTATGVDLKANPDKKVIAVDPNVIPLGSKVYVEGYGYATAEDTGGAINGNRIDVFIPTQDSAVAFGKREVNVKVLN